Proteins encoded by one window of Halomonas sp. SH5A2:
- the gloB gene encoding hydroxyacylglutathione hydrolase, giving the protein MLSVTPIPALSDNYIWLLRQDTSQEVCVVDPGEALPVIEFLERESLSLSTILITHHHPDHTDGLGELIRRYAPRVIGPANPSLEGIEERVSNGDEVRVMGRLFEVIETPGHTLDHISYFTPGIPPLLFCGDTLFCAGCGRLFEGTPEQMHKALTRFAALPEETFVFAAHEYTLANLRFASEADPENEDVKHALTECEKARALDRPTLPSTIGRELKINPYLRVDTESVRNAASKQGAIDDDLATFATLREWKNRF; this is encoded by the coding sequence ATGCTGAGCGTGACACCGATTCCCGCCTTAAGCGACAACTATATTTGGCTGCTCCGACAGGACACCAGTCAAGAGGTGTGCGTGGTGGACCCTGGTGAAGCGTTGCCAGTGATCGAGTTTCTTGAACGCGAGTCGTTGTCACTCAGCACTATCCTGATCACTCATCATCATCCTGACCATACCGATGGGCTGGGGGAATTGATCAGGCGCTATGCCCCGCGGGTAATAGGCCCGGCTAATCCCTCACTCGAAGGGATCGAAGAGCGCGTCAGTAATGGCGATGAAGTTCGCGTCATGGGTCGCTTGTTCGAGGTCATAGAGACGCCTGGGCATACGTTAGACCATATCAGCTATTTTACACCAGGGATTCCCCCCCTACTGTTTTGTGGCGACACCCTGTTTTGCGCCGGTTGCGGTCGTCTTTTCGAAGGGACCCCTGAGCAGATGCACAAGGCATTAACACGCTTTGCCGCCCTGCCGGAAGAAACCTTCGTGTTCGCTGCGCACGAATATACGCTGGCCAACCTTCGCTTTGCCAGCGAAGCAGACCCGGAAAACGAAGACGTTAAACACGCCTTGACAGAGTGTGAGAAGGCGCGGGCATTAGACCGCCCCACCTTACCCAGCACGATAGGACGCGAGCTGAAAATCAATCCCTACTTGCGTGTCGATACTGAAAGTGTCCGCAACGCCGCAAGCAAGCAGGGCGCTATTGATGACGATCTCGCAACGTTCGCCACTCTTCGTGAGTGGAAGAATCGTTTCTAA
- a CDS encoding transglycosylase SLT domain-containing protein: MTYRTIRQRLLLGAGSTVIMSLLLAAAANSQASANQYDPSPRSAFNTSDASASSHSTVTHVHFWEELMLEPQDAWSKLRESFHWREQSLSADAQARVDEWIDHYRSSPENIVEITGRASPWLAWITQQISDRNLPGELALIPFVESSFDPSARSHRGAAGLWQFMPGTGDALGLVRNGNYDGRLDVVTSTNAALDYLEMQADQWYEGDLQLSLAAYNAGAGTVNKAKQRAESQGLRGKYWDLSLPQETMQYLPKLLAIATIIDDPERYNISLPDIHTEPAFAKVKLEHSVTLSEASKLLRVDKSALAELNPGLLNGALNPSSAQTLLVPEDVNHDVLAELSNGANQRQTIANADTPDTYRVESGDSLSAIANRYNLSAQELMRLNEIERPEALQAGQLLTLSER; this comes from the coding sequence ATGACTTATCGCACGATTCGCCAACGCCTTTTATTGGGCGCCGGCAGCACCGTGATCATGAGCCTGTTACTGGCGGCTGCCGCTAACTCTCAGGCGTCAGCCAACCAATACGATCCTTCTCCGCGATCAGCCTTCAACACATCTGACGCCTCGGCGTCCTCTCACTCCACAGTTACCCATGTACATTTCTGGGAAGAACTGATGCTGGAACCGCAGGACGCCTGGAGCAAACTGCGCGAAAGCTTCCACTGGCGTGAGCAGTCGCTGTCTGCCGACGCACAGGCACGTGTCGATGAATGGATAGATCACTACCGTTCGAGCCCTGAAAATATTGTTGAAATCACCGGACGTGCAAGTCCATGGCTTGCCTGGATCACTCAGCAAATAAGTGATCGCAACCTGCCGGGAGAATTAGCGCTTATTCCTTTCGTTGAAAGCTCTTTTGATCCCAGCGCGCGAAGTCATCGAGGCGCTGCGGGGCTGTGGCAATTCATGCCTGGCACCGGTGACGCTTTAGGGCTTGTACGCAACGGTAATTACGACGGCAGGCTCGATGTTGTCACCTCGACTAACGCCGCGCTGGACTACCTCGAAATGCAGGCCGACCAGTGGTACGAGGGTGATCTGCAGCTTTCTCTTGCCGCCTACAATGCGGGCGCCGGGACAGTCAATAAAGCCAAACAACGCGCCGAAAGCCAAGGCTTGCGAGGCAAATATTGGGACCTGAGCCTGCCCCAGGAAACCATGCAGTACCTGCCCAAGTTACTTGCTATTGCCACGATTATCGATGACCCGGAACGCTACAACATCAGTTTGCCGGACATCCATACAGAGCCGGCCTTCGCCAAGGTAAAGCTTGAGCATTCGGTCACCCTGTCTGAAGCGTCAAAGTTGCTTCGGGTAGATAAATCGGCATTGGCTGAACTCAATCCCGGTCTCCTCAATGGTGCGCTCAACCCGTCAAGTGCTCAAACGCTGCTAGTACCTGAAGACGTGAATCATGACGTTCTCGCAGAGCTATCAAACGGTGCCAATCAGCGTCAGACCATTGCCAACGCCGATACGCCCGATACTTACCGCGTTGAAAGTGGCGATAGCCTCTCAGCGATCGCGAATCGCTATAATCTGAGCGCTCAAGAGTTGATGCGTTTAAATGAGATTGAACGTCCAGAAGCTTTACAAGCAGGTCAACTCCTGACACTTTCAGAACGTTGA
- a CDS encoding extracellular solute-binding protein yields the protein MTQSPATDGSAPIETQHAMSLYDTPALAEDFPHFSHVNPDAPKGGTIKHTAVGSSFDSTNPFIIRGTPAAGILQIYDTLMASNPNEPFSLYGLLAEGVRLDPDREWIEFDLRPEARFQDGEPVTAEDVVFSLNLLRDEGNPFYSSYYAGVEQAVALNDHLVRFTLSDSESRELPLIVAQFPVLPKHYWEQHDFTAPTLAAHPGSGPYKIGEVDPGRRIVYQRDDQYWAKDLPVNVGRYNIDQVIYDYYRDRDIAWEAFKAGLTDFRTDARAATWAIGYDFPAYEEGLVKRITVPDVNPSMMQAFVFNLRKEKFQDPRVREALSLTFDFPWLNTNIFYDTYRRTESFFQNSEMEAKGRPSDEALALLEPHREALMESHQSERLFTEPLPIDHPRDLRERLRLALGLLREAGYSVEDGVLVHQDTQQPLSLEVLLYDSGLERVVQPMLRNMARLGVQTSMRIVDINQYLNRQRNFDFDMVISHFPQSNNPGNEQRDFWTSQSADSPQSRNRMGLAHPAIDDLVEKLIRAEDREELNTIVQTLDRVLRWGFYVIPHYHSGETRIAIWDKFGYPDPFPEYAMDLDAWWVVPEREAALQRRSRR from the coding sequence ATGACACAGTCGCCCGCCACGGATGGCTCGGCCCCTATCGAAACCCAGCATGCGATGTCGCTTTATGACACCCCCGCCCTTGCTGAGGATTTTCCGCATTTCTCCCACGTGAACCCCGACGCCCCCAAAGGTGGGACTATCAAGCATACGGCCGTGGGAAGCAGCTTCGACTCGACCAACCCCTTCATTATTCGAGGCACGCCAGCTGCGGGAATACTGCAGATCTACGATACCTTAATGGCAAGCAACCCTAACGAGCCTTTCAGTCTTTATGGCTTGCTTGCGGAGGGTGTGCGTCTCGACCCCGATCGCGAATGGATCGAATTCGACCTTCGCCCCGAAGCTCGCTTCCAGGACGGCGAACCGGTCACCGCTGAAGACGTCGTCTTTTCGCTGAACCTGTTGCGTGATGAAGGCAACCCTTTCTATAGCAGCTACTACGCGGGGGTTGAGCAAGCCGTTGCCCTGAATGACCACCTGGTCCGCTTCACTCTAAGCGACAGCGAGTCACGAGAGTTGCCGCTCATCGTCGCCCAGTTCCCCGTTTTGCCAAAGCATTACTGGGAACAGCATGACTTCACCGCCCCGACACTGGCAGCGCACCCCGGATCTGGCCCGTATAAAATTGGCGAAGTGGACCCCGGTCGACGGATTGTCTATCAACGCGACGACCAGTATTGGGCAAAAGACCTGCCGGTCAACGTGGGCCGTTACAACATTGACCAGGTAATCTACGATTATTACCGGGATCGGGATATTGCCTGGGAAGCCTTCAAGGCCGGATTAACGGACTTTCGCACTGACGCGCGCGCTGCAACCTGGGCGATTGGCTACGACTTTCCCGCTTACGAAGAAGGGCTGGTCAAGCGCATCACGGTGCCCGATGTTAACCCCTCCATGATGCAGGCGTTTGTGTTCAATCTGCGCAAGGAAAAATTCCAGGATCCGCGCGTGCGTGAAGCGCTGAGCCTGACCTTTGATTTTCCATGGTTGAATACCAATATTTTTTACGATACTTACCGACGCACGGAAAGTTTCTTTCAAAATTCTGAAATGGAAGCCAAAGGCCGCCCGAGCGATGAAGCGCTTGCATTACTCGAACCGCATCGCGAGGCGCTGATGGAATCCCACCAGTCAGAGCGGTTGTTCACGGAACCCCTACCCATCGACCATCCTCGCGACCTCCGCGAACGGCTACGTTTGGCCCTGGGCCTGCTTCGCGAGGCAGGTTATAGCGTGGAAGACGGCGTCCTGGTCCATCAGGACACCCAACAGCCGCTGAGCCTTGAAGTGTTGCTATACGATTCAGGGCTTGAGCGCGTGGTGCAGCCGATGTTGCGCAACATGGCCCGCTTGGGTGTACAAACTTCGATGCGGATCGTCGATATCAATCAGTACCTCAATCGCCAGCGCAACTTTGATTTTGATATGGTGATCAGCCACTTCCCCCAGTCGAACAACCCGGGCAATGAACAGCGTGACTTCTGGACCAGCCAGTCAGCCGACTCTCCACAAAGCCGCAACCGCATGGGGCTTGCGCATCCGGCTATAGACGATCTGGTGGAAAAGCTGATTCGAGCAGAAGACCGCGAAGAACTCAATACGATAGTCCAAACGCTGGATCGGGTCCTGCGTTGGGGGTTTTATGTCATTCCCCACTATCATTCAGGTGAGACGCGGATCGCCATATGGGATAAATTCGGTTATCCCGACCCCTTCCCTGAATACGCCATGGATTTAGACGCCTGGTGGGTGGTCCCGGAACGTGAAGCCGCTTTACAGCGCCGGTCACGACGCTGA
- the rnhA gene encoding ribonuclease HI — MTDTDRLPQVTVYTDGACRGNPGPGGWGVVLASGQHEKTLYGYEAQTTNNRMELMAAIMALRTLNIPCQVAIWTDSQYVRQGITQWIHNWRKRQWKTAAKQPVKNAELWKQLDAEAQRHQVEWHWVKGHSGHPGNERADALANQAIDEAVQNA; from the coding sequence GTGACTGACACTGACCGGTTACCCCAGGTAACCGTGTATACCGATGGAGCCTGCCGTGGGAATCCCGGCCCAGGCGGATGGGGCGTTGTGCTAGCAAGCGGCCAGCATGAGAAAACCCTGTATGGGTATGAAGCACAAACGACCAATAACCGAATGGAATTAATGGCGGCCATCATGGCGCTGCGTACATTGAACATCCCTTGTCAGGTGGCGATCTGGACGGATTCCCAATACGTTCGTCAGGGCATCACGCAGTGGATTCATAACTGGCGTAAACGCCAATGGAAAACCGCTGCCAAACAGCCTGTCAAAAATGCCGAGCTGTGGAAGCAGCTTGATGCCGAGGCCCAGCGCCATCAGGTCGAGTGGCACTGGGTAAAAGGCCATAGCGGCCATCCCGGCAATGAACGAGCCGATGCTCTTGCCAACCAGGCAATTGATGAAGCAGTACAAAACGCATAG
- a CDS encoding methyltransferase domain-containing protein, producing the protein MSNSTAAETLAHTLSSSRAYWASEAGKSLWDSQRACLGPVVDSRCGGHSLEMGMGPALMSMSGIAHRLQWAPTRASAPSDQTLICPPDRLALPDSCLDVVVLHHWLEHLPDAHHALQEAARVTSDSGLLVLFGFNPVGVSGVVKQWRKRQGQYPWNGQWRTASRMGDWLAFVDFEVERVDYCCFRSWPGGRCVEHWESLGRRYNCPLGESYMVLAKRRQRHAPKQRIKFGLKAPVAANSLGATRTNSH; encoded by the coding sequence ATGTCAAATTCAACGGCGGCAGAGACACTCGCCCACACGCTATCTAGCAGCCGCGCCTACTGGGCGTCAGAGGCAGGCAAATCATTGTGGGATTCCCAACGCGCCTGCCTTGGGCCTGTCGTTGATTCCCGTTGCGGTGGTCACAGCCTTGAAATGGGAATGGGGCCAGCACTGATGTCGATGTCCGGCATTGCCCATCGCCTGCAGTGGGCCCCCACCCGTGCGAGTGCCCCCAGCGACCAGACGTTAATTTGTCCACCCGACAGGCTGGCATTACCGGACAGCTGTTTGGATGTCGTCGTGCTCCACCATTGGCTTGAGCATTTGCCGGATGCCCATCATGCGCTGCAAGAAGCCGCACGCGTCACCTCAGATAGTGGCCTGCTGGTACTGTTCGGATTTAATCCTGTGGGGGTCAGCGGTGTGGTCAAACAGTGGCGCAAGCGCCAGGGGCAATACCCTTGGAACGGGCAATGGCGAACGGCTAGCCGGATGGGGGACTGGCTGGCATTTGTCGACTTTGAGGTGGAGCGAGTAGACTACTGCTGCTTTAGAAGCTGGCCGGGAGGGCGCTGCGTCGAGCACTGGGAGTCACTGGGCCGGCGCTATAACTGCCCCCTGGGGGAAAGCTACATGGTGCTGGCCAAACGCCGCCAACGCCATGCACCCAAGCAACGCATTAAATTTGGTCTGAAAGCGCCGGTGGCCGCGAACTCCCTGGGGGCGACGCGTACCAACAGCCATTAA
- the dnaQ gene encoding DNA polymerase III subunit epsilon has translation MRQVILDTETTGIDPREGHRLVEIGAVEMVNRRFTGRTYHQYINPERHIDAEVVAVHGIDDAKVANEPVFAQVADDFWAFIEGAELVIHNAPFDVGFIDHELKMLKGRGQPLGPVGDYCRILDTLVMARKMHPGQRNSLDALCKRYDIDNGHRVLHGALLDAEILADVYLAMTGGQTALTLDAEVNQEQRSDMPSESGLSVQRMSLTPGQLRVIEPTQGERQAHLAKCETHQLRWFEDMPGNA, from the coding sequence ATGCGCCAAGTCATATTGGATACGGAAACCACAGGTATTGATCCCAGAGAAGGTCACCGGCTGGTAGAAATCGGCGCTGTCGAAATGGTCAATCGGCGTTTTACCGGGCGTACCTACCATCAATATATTAATCCAGAGCGTCACATCGATGCTGAGGTCGTCGCGGTTCACGGGATTGATGATGCCAAAGTCGCCAACGAACCGGTGTTTGCCCAGGTTGCCGATGATTTCTGGGCCTTTATCGAAGGGGCTGAGCTGGTCATTCATAACGCGCCCTTCGATGTGGGGTTTATTGATCACGAATTGAAAATGCTGAAGGGCCGCGGGCAACCGCTGGGCCCCGTGGGCGATTATTGCCGCATTCTCGACACCCTGGTGATGGCCCGAAAGATGCACCCCGGCCAGCGCAACAGCCTTGATGCGCTTTGTAAGCGGTACGATATCGACAACGGTCATCGCGTACTGCACGGCGCCTTGCTGGACGCCGAGATCCTGGCTGATGTCTATCTGGCCATGACTGGCGGGCAGACGGCACTCACGCTGGATGCCGAGGTCAACCAAGAGCAGCGTAGCGATATGCCGTCCGAGTCAGGGCTGTCGGTTCAGCGCATGTCATTAACGCCTGGGCAGCTTCGGGTCATTGAGCCCACTCAGGGCGAGCGGCAAGCGCACCTAGCGAAATGTGAAACGCATCAGCTACGCTGGTTCGAGGATATGCCGGGCAATGCTTAG
- a CDS encoding microcin C ABC transporter permease YejB yields MARYTLRRLLLMIPTLVGIMLLNFIIVQAAPGGPIDQMLARFEGADAMASTRLDMGGADVQVNNESRGARGIDPRFIEQLEQQFGFDKPAHERFIGMMADYLTFDFGTSFFRDRPVIDLMIERLPVSISLGLWTTLLVYLISIPLGIRKALRHGSRFDVWTSGLVIVGYAIPGFLFAILLIVLFAGGTYLDWFPLRGLTSPYFDQLSTWGKVKDYFWHITLPVLAAAIGSFATLTMLTKNSFLDEIHKQYVLTARAKGADEQRILYGHVFRNAMLIIIAGLPSALIGIFFTGSLLIEVIFSLDGLGLLGFEAVMQRDYPVIFGTLFLYTVIGLLLKLVSDLTYVWVDPRIDFATRES; encoded by the coding sequence GTGGCACGTTACACCCTACGCCGACTGTTGTTGATGATCCCGACCCTTGTCGGGATCATGCTGCTCAATTTCATTATCGTGCAGGCCGCGCCTGGCGGCCCCATCGATCAAATGCTGGCGCGCTTTGAAGGCGCCGATGCAATGGCCAGCACTCGCCTGGATATGGGGGGTGCCGATGTACAGGTCAACAACGAGTCCCGCGGTGCCAGAGGCATCGACCCTCGTTTTATTGAGCAACTGGAACAGCAGTTTGGCTTTGATAAACCTGCCCATGAGCGTTTCATCGGCATGATGGCGGATTATCTCACCTTCGATTTCGGCACTAGCTTTTTTCGCGACCGGCCGGTAATTGATTTGATGATAGAGCGCTTACCGGTGTCTATCTCACTGGGGCTTTGGACGACCTTGCTGGTCTACCTCATCTCCATTCCGCTAGGGATACGCAAGGCCCTGCGCCATGGCTCACGGTTTGACGTCTGGACATCCGGGCTGGTCATCGTCGGTTACGCCATCCCAGGTTTTTTATTCGCCATCTTGCTGATCGTGCTGTTTGCCGGCGGCACCTACCTGGACTGGTTTCCACTCAGGGGGCTCACTTCCCCTTATTTCGATCAGCTTTCCACCTGGGGTAAGGTCAAGGATTATTTCTGGCATATCACGCTGCCCGTATTGGCCGCGGCGATTGGCAGTTTTGCCACCCTCACCATGCTGACCAAGAACAGCTTTCTGGATGAAATTCACAAGCAATATGTACTGACAGCCCGCGCCAAGGGCGCCGATGAGCAGCGCATTCTCTATGGGCACGTGTTTCGGAATGCCATGCTGATCATTATTGCCGGCCTGCCCTCAGCCCTGATTGGTATCTTCTTTACCGGCTCGTTACTGATTGAGGTGATTTTCTCTCTGGATGGGCTGGGCCTGTTGGGATTTGAAGCGGTCATGCAGCGCGACTATCCGGTCATTTTCGGTACGCTATTCCTCTACACGGTCATCGGGTTACTGCTGAAACTGGTGTCGGATTTAACCTATGTGTGGGTTGACCCGCGCATCGACTTTGCCACCCGGGAGTCGTGA